In Acidicapsa acidisoli, a single genomic region encodes these proteins:
- a CDS encoding aldo/keto reductase family oxidoreductase: MDGSMNLGGSFTFPGTEMTVNRMGYGAMQLAGPHVFGPPRDRDLAVAVLREAVEAGVNHIDTSDFYGPHVTNQIIKEALHPYRDGLVIVTKVGAKRAADKSWPHARSRQEVIDAVHDNLRNLALDKLDVVNLRVGGIMGPEEGSIEEPMTALAELKQQGLIRHLGLSNVSPTQLAEALAIAEIVCIQNLYNVAHRSDDGFVTDLAKQGIAYVPFFPLGGFTPLQSSILDAAAASLGATPMQVALAWLLQRSQNMLLIPGTSSLEHLRENLKAASLRIPAEILADLDSIGAGQKR, encoded by the coding sequence ATGGATGGAAGCATGAATTTGGGCGGCAGCTTCACATTTCCCGGTACCGAGATGACTGTGAACCGCATGGGCTATGGTGCGATGCAGTTGGCCGGTCCGCATGTGTTTGGGCCGCCGCGTGACAGGGATCTGGCGGTTGCTGTGCTGCGGGAAGCGGTTGAGGCTGGCGTAAATCACATTGACACCAGCGACTTTTATGGTCCGCATGTGACCAATCAGATCATCAAGGAGGCGCTTCATCCCTATCGCGATGGTTTGGTGATCGTCACCAAGGTTGGCGCGAAGCGCGCTGCGGATAAGTCGTGGCCTCATGCGCGATCGCGCCAGGAAGTGATCGATGCGGTGCATGACAACCTGCGCAATCTTGCCCTCGACAAGCTCGATGTGGTCAATCTTCGGGTGGGTGGGATCATGGGGCCTGAGGAGGGGTCGATTGAGGAGCCGATGACGGCGCTCGCGGAGCTCAAGCAGCAGGGGTTGATTCGTCATCTGGGCTTGAGCAACGTGAGCCCGACGCAGTTGGCGGAGGCTCTGGCTATCGCCGAGATCGTTTGCATTCAGAATCTGTACAACGTGGCGCACCGGAGTGATGACGGATTCGTCACCGACCTCGCGAAACAGGGCATTGCGTATGTGCCGTTCTTCCCGCTGGGAGGGTTCACTCCGTTGCAGTCTTCGATTCTGGATGCGGCGGCAGCATCTCTGGGGGCTACTCCGATGCAGGTTGCGCTGGCGTGGCTGCTGCAGCGTTCGCAGAATATGCTGCTAATTCCGGGCACGTCTTCTCTCGAACACCTTCGCGAGAATCTCAAGGCTGCTTCGCTGCGGATTCCGGCGGAAATCCTGGCTGATCTCGACTCGATCGGGGCGGGACAGAAGCGGTGA
- a CDS encoding FG-GAP repeat domain-containing protein, whose protein sequence is MDYLAHKPIAFVVLLVVAIAPGRVLAAPAEDTPDEPSALVVTSDFNRDGITDIARTSAPNGDSAPSILTVMLGQPDGTFRAAATTPVIGLDPKSIAVGDFNRDGNPDLIVGDADGSLIILLGDGKGNLTPTPNGIRLASVASIAVGDFNHDGILDMVVSDPHSNTATILLGSGDGSFHPAWSFKLPMQGNVYHLAVADFNGDGIPDIVVTNEDQDSFEVLLGNGNGTFTSNPALSHLIDPNAHCAT, encoded by the coding sequence ATGGACTATCTCGCTCATAAACCGATAGCTTTCGTCGTCCTCCTCGTTGTCGCCATCGCACCCGGTAGAGTGCTGGCAGCCCCCGCCGAAGACACCCCAGATGAGCCCTCGGCTCTCGTTGTAACCAGCGACTTCAACCGCGACGGCATCACAGATATCGCTCGGACATCCGCACCCAACGGTGACTCAGCTCCGAGCATACTCACCGTGATGCTTGGCCAGCCCGATGGCACCTTCCGGGCCGCCGCTACAACTCCCGTTATCGGCCTCGATCCCAAATCCATCGCCGTAGGCGACTTCAACCGCGACGGGAATCCAGACCTAATCGTGGGCGACGCCGACGGATCACTGATCATTCTCCTCGGCGATGGCAAAGGCAACCTCACTCCAACTCCCAACGGAATTCGCCTCGCCTCGGTAGCATCCATCGCAGTCGGAGATTTCAACCACGACGGCATCCTCGACATGGTGGTCTCAGACCCTCACTCGAACACCGCAACAATTCTGCTCGGATCAGGCGACGGCTCATTCCATCCTGCGTGGTCCTTCAAGTTGCCAATGCAGGGAAACGTCTACCATCTCGCCGTAGCCGATTTCAATGGCGACGGCATCCCCGATATCGTAGTGACGAACGAAGACCAGGACTCATTCGAAGTGCTGCTCGGTAACGGCAACGGCACCTTTACGAGCAATCCAGCCCTGAGTCATCTCATCGATCCCAATGCTCACTGCGCTACCTGA
- a CDS encoding TetR/AcrR family transcriptional regulator, which produces MPPCSQVLLEPRKSPVQARSAASVDAILEATIQVLLHIGKERLTTTRVAARAGVSVGTLYQYFPNKSALLQAALKRHLTEVTEAVERVCMEQEGKTLREMATELITAFLEAKMRAPKTSVALYYASSDVDGAKIVQQMRIRSDKAIVRMLASASDPLTTDPHLVCFMLQGVMVGVSRRMLESAAPEKQLNALRQEMISMACAYLDTCSARVPPDK; this is translated from the coding sequence TTGCCGCCATGTTCCCAAGTGTTGTTAGAGCCACGTAAATCGCCAGTTCAAGCCCGTTCCGCAGCCAGCGTGGACGCAATTCTCGAAGCCACTATTCAGGTTTTGCTCCATATCGGCAAGGAACGCCTCACCACAACCAGAGTAGCCGCACGAGCCGGTGTATCCGTAGGAACCCTGTACCAATACTTCCCGAACAAGAGCGCGCTCTTGCAGGCCGCGTTGAAGCGTCACCTCACAGAAGTCACAGAAGCCGTCGAACGCGTCTGCATGGAACAGGAAGGCAAAACCCTCCGTGAAATGGCGACTGAACTCATCACGGCTTTTCTTGAGGCCAAAATGAGAGCCCCAAAGACCAGCGTCGCTCTCTACTACGCCAGTTCCGACGTGGACGGAGCGAAAATCGTGCAGCAGATGAGAATCCGCTCCGATAAGGCCATCGTCCGGATGCTGGCGAGCGCCTCCGATCCGCTCACAACCGATCCGCATCTGGTCTGCTTCATGCTTCAGGGAGTGATGGTCGGCGTCAGCCGCCGGATGCTAGAGTCAGCAGCTCCCGAAAAGCAACTCAACGCCCTGCGTCAGGAGATGATCTCGATGGCATGCGCCTATCTGGACACCTGTTCCGCCCGTGTCCCACCGGATAAATAG
- a CDS encoding sigma-54-dependent transcriptional regulator, whose translation MPEVLAHLSQSALIPNSEATADARILVIDDEAGIRESLEILLTLEGYAVQMAVDGEEGLSMLEQGNYDLVLLDLALPGQTGLELLPQIHERYPELPVVMITAYGTVDNVVEAVRAGAENFVQKPWDNEKLLADIRSAIARHKAEAENVQLKRALKQRYNFHNIVGKSEVMLRIFDLVSQVAPSRSTVLIQGESGTGKELIAKALHANSPRKDKPFVPVNTGSMPSELLESTLFGHVKGAFTSAIATKKGLFEVANSGTLFLDEIGNMGMDTQAKILRVLQDRRFTPLGGTQEMQVDVRIVAATNVDLRQAVREGKFRDDLFYRLNVISIDLPPLRSRREDIPLLVHRFLEHFSKENDLEVRKLTPDAMRALVDYEWPGNVRELENIIERGVVLSSTPIIGSGLLPGHITGRSFQDALLEHNPNSSLFDILEDIERRIIIEKLERCNWNQTDAAEQFHIPLSTLNQKIKRLNIEIRKKGRD comes from the coding sequence ATGCCTGAGGTCCTTGCGCACTTGAGCCAGTCAGCCCTGATTCCCAATTCCGAAGCCACTGCCGACGCCCGGATACTCGTCATCGACGACGAAGCCGGTATTCGCGAATCGCTGGAGATTCTGCTCACCCTTGAGGGCTACGCGGTCCAGATGGCCGTCGACGGTGAAGAGGGCCTGTCAATGCTCGAACAAGGCAACTACGACCTTGTCCTGCTCGACCTCGCCCTGCCCGGCCAGACCGGCCTTGAACTGCTCCCGCAGATCCACGAGCGCTACCCGGAACTGCCCGTGGTCATGATCACCGCCTACGGGACGGTGGACAATGTCGTCGAAGCCGTCCGCGCAGGCGCGGAAAACTTCGTTCAGAAGCCCTGGGACAACGAAAAGCTACTCGCCGACATCCGTTCCGCCATTGCCCGCCACAAAGCCGAGGCGGAAAACGTCCAGCTCAAGCGCGCCCTCAAGCAGCGCTACAACTTCCACAACATCGTCGGCAAATCGGAAGTCATGCTGCGCATCTTCGACCTCGTAAGCCAGGTCGCGCCCAGCCGCTCCACTGTGCTCATCCAGGGCGAAAGCGGCACCGGCAAGGAGCTCATCGCCAAAGCCCTGCACGCTAATTCGCCGCGCAAAGACAAGCCATTCGTCCCTGTCAACACCGGCTCCATGCCCTCCGAGTTGCTCGAATCCACCCTCTTTGGCCACGTCAAAGGCGCCTTCACATCGGCAATCGCCACCAAAAAAGGCCTCTTTGAAGTCGCCAACAGCGGCACGCTCTTCCTCGACGAAATCGGCAATATGGGCATGGACACCCAGGCCAAGATCCTCCGCGTCCTGCAGGATCGCCGCTTCACCCCGCTAGGCGGCACGCAGGAGATGCAAGTGGATGTCCGCATCGTCGCCGCCACCAACGTCGATCTGCGCCAGGCTGTCCGCGAAGGCAAATTCCGCGACGACCTCTTCTATCGCCTTAACGTCATCTCCATCGACCTGCCGCCGCTGCGCAGCCGTCGCGAAGATATCCCGCTCCTCGTCCATCGCTTCCTCGAACACTTCTCCAAGGAAAACGACCTCGAAGTCCGCAAGCTCACTCCAGACGCCATGCGCGCCCTCGTCGATTACGAATGGCCCGGCAACGTCCGCGAACTGGAAAACATCATCGAACGCGGCGTCGTCCTCTCCAGCACGCCAATCATCGGCTCGGGCTTGCTGCCCGGCCACATCACCGGCCGCAGCTTTCAGGACGCGCTGCTCGAACACAACCCCAATTCATCCCTCTTCGACATCCTCGAAGACATCGAGCGCCGCATCATCATCGAGAAGCTAGAGCGCTGCAACTGGAACCAGACCGATGCCGCCGAACAGTTCCACATCCCGCTCAGCACGCTCAACCAGAAAATCAAGCGCCTGAACATAGAGATCCGCAAAAAAGGCCGCGACTAA
- a CDS encoding peroxidase family protein, whose product MTKLSLQAPLYLLLALAALLPSLAHAQPTQKPTQTAPAAKPNPQQQEVDSLAACVKAVLGGIRPIANTRDVRFEGKVSEANALCRGGQQSLQFRLTPWVDWQTYWGTGDMSSLPNILLKNGPAFRGVTGALTDLEFQRIELIKFNLFDNAGTFQEYISGRNGTGGPALKVWPEMRLPKTDPNYAAVGGDGTQVCKGDLVRGRTLTGICNDVKNPLMGSNGTPFAHNVEFETAFPDRGANEYTRNRHGGRLSLLEPDPQVISRVLLTRQQSTPDTCNAGFGLPNNSPNANCDYQKATFFNVLAAYWIQFMTHDWFSHMEDGHNGPQYFDVGCKTKLVNNVEVPLTPEDIQQLGCRPGDQVDKTLVDQDTAPNTFKVGDKTYMTRAAETFTNTNTAWWDSSQIYGFDDESLKRVKRDPADPAKLLLVPLPGGDLSASGYLPVLGPDDPQQPQWAGQESVAFPDNWTIGLSFLHNLFVREHNSFVTEFRNQAKLAPNKDCGLRDPSNPKRVIRYKDITPDELFTAARLVVAAEVAKIHTIEWTPQLLYNEPLYKGMNGNWNGLLGTGDPDVSKALSDIVTKDFGKSKDVAKATQWYSVFASGPGIFGLGSKAQHYDITKADSINGGVNHFGSPFNFPEEFTSVYRLHPLIPDLIEYRDLSKDPNQIIEKVPVISTFEGKATDAMHLGGMANWGLSLGRQRLGALVLHNHPQFMQNITLPRLDTPTKQIDLAALDIIRDREHGVPRFNEFRRQYGLRQLTSYDDFMDPDVRALPADDPTRKPQQQAVDELRQLYGTHTCDASKVITDAQLNEDGTPINDCLGHPNGSVIDNIEDVDTVVGYLAEFRRPHGFAISETQFVVFILNASRRLFSDRFFTSSFRPEFYTQLGVDWVTNNGPGPAQIEKGEPNGHTQPVSPLKRILTRNIPELKAELDPVVNAFDPWARDRGEYYSLAWKPRPGAESDPAFKQ is encoded by the coding sequence ATGACAAAACTCTCCCTGCAAGCTCCCCTGTACCTTTTGCTGGCCCTCGCTGCCCTGCTCCCATCTCTCGCCCATGCGCAACCCACCCAGAAACCCACCCAGACCGCGCCTGCCGCCAAACCTAACCCGCAGCAGCAAGAAGTCGACTCTCTCGCGGCCTGCGTCAAAGCTGTCCTCGGCGGCATCCGGCCCATCGCCAACACGCGTGACGTCCGCTTCGAGGGCAAAGTCTCTGAAGCCAACGCCCTTTGCCGCGGTGGCCAGCAATCTCTCCAATTCCGCCTCACCCCCTGGGTCGACTGGCAAACCTATTGGGGCACTGGAGACATGTCTTCTCTGCCCAACATCCTCCTCAAAAACGGCCCTGCCTTTCGAGGCGTCACCGGCGCCCTCACCGATCTCGAATTCCAGCGTATCGAACTCATCAAATTCAACCTCTTCGATAACGCCGGCACCTTCCAGGAATACATCTCCGGCCGCAATGGCACCGGTGGCCCCGCGCTCAAAGTCTGGCCCGAGATGCGCCTGCCCAAAACCGACCCCAACTACGCGGCCGTCGGCGGCGACGGAACGCAGGTTTGTAAAGGCGACCTCGTACGCGGCCGCACCCTCACCGGCATCTGCAACGACGTCAAAAACCCGCTCATGGGCTCCAACGGAACGCCCTTCGCTCACAACGTCGAGTTTGAAACAGCCTTCCCCGACCGCGGCGCTAACGAATACACCCGCAACCGCCATGGCGGCCGCCTCAGCCTGCTCGAACCCGACCCGCAGGTTATCAGCCGCGTCCTCTTGACGCGCCAGCAGTCCACGCCGGACACCTGCAACGCAGGCTTCGGCCTTCCCAATAACTCTCCCAACGCCAACTGCGACTATCAGAAGGCCACCTTCTTCAACGTCCTCGCCGCCTACTGGATCCAGTTCATGACCCACGACTGGTTTTCGCACATGGAAGACGGTCACAACGGCCCGCAATACTTCGACGTCGGCTGCAAGACCAAGCTCGTCAACAACGTCGAAGTCCCGCTAACCCCCGAAGATATCCAGCAGTTAGGCTGCCGTCCCGGCGACCAGGTCGACAAAACCCTCGTCGATCAGGACACCGCGCCAAACACCTTCAAAGTAGGCGACAAAACCTACATGACCCGCGCCGCCGAAACCTTCACCAACACCAACACTGCCTGGTGGGACAGTTCCCAGATCTACGGCTTCGACGACGAATCCCTCAAGCGCGTCAAGCGCGATCCCGCCGACCCCGCAAAGCTCCTGCTCGTGCCGCTCCCCGGCGGCGATCTTTCAGCATCCGGCTATCTTCCCGTCCTCGGCCCAGACGACCCACAGCAACCCCAATGGGCTGGCCAGGAATCCGTGGCCTTCCCAGATAACTGGACCATCGGACTTAGCTTCCTGCATAACTTGTTCGTCCGCGAACATAACTCCTTCGTAACCGAATTCCGCAATCAGGCGAAACTAGCTCCGAACAAAGACTGCGGCCTCCGCGATCCATCCAATCCCAAGCGAGTTATCCGCTACAAAGACATAACTCCCGACGAATTATTCACCGCCGCACGCCTCGTAGTCGCCGCCGAAGTCGCAAAGATCCACACCATCGAGTGGACCCCGCAGCTTCTCTACAACGAGCCGCTCTATAAAGGCATGAACGGCAACTGGAACGGCCTGCTCGGCACCGGCGACCCCGACGTCTCCAAAGCCCTCTCCGACATCGTCACCAAAGACTTCGGCAAATCCAAAGACGTTGCCAAGGCAACCCAGTGGTACTCCGTATTTGCCTCCGGCCCTGGAATTTTCGGCCTCGGCAGCAAGGCCCAGCACTACGACATCACCAAGGCCGACAGCATCAACGGTGGAGTCAACCACTTCGGCTCGCCTTTCAACTTCCCCGAAGAATTCACCTCCGTCTACCGTCTGCACCCGCTCATCCCCGACCTCATCGAGTACCGCGACCTGAGCAAAGACCCCAACCAGATCATCGAAAAAGTTCCCGTCATCAGCACCTTCGAGGGCAAAGCCACCGACGCCATGCACCTGGGCGGCATGGCCAACTGGGGCCTCAGCCTTGGCCGTCAGCGCCTCGGCGCGCTCGTCCTGCACAACCATCCCCAGTTCATGCAAAACATCACACTACCACGCCTAGACACCCCCACCAAACAGATCGATCTCGCCGCACTCGACATCATTCGCGACCGCGAACACGGCGTCCCGCGCTTCAACGAATTCCGCCGTCAGTACGGCCTCCGTCAGCTCACCAGCTACGACGACTTCATGGACCCCGACGTCCGCGCGCTGCCCGCCGATGACCCCACGCGTAAGCCGCAACAACAAGCCGTCGATGAACTACGCCAACTTTACGGAACCCACACCTGCGATGCCTCCAAGGTCATCACCGACGCCCAGCTCAACGAAGACGGAACCCCCATCAACGACTGCCTCGGCCATCCCAACGGCTCCGTCATCGACAACATCGAAGACGTCGACACCGTAGTCGGCTACCTCGCCGAATTCCGTCGCCCCCACGGCTTCGCCATCTCCGAAACCCAGTTCGTCGTCTTCATCCTCAACGCCTCGCGCCGCCTCTTCAGCGACCGCTTCTTCACCTCCAGCTTCCGCCCCGAGTTCTACACGCAGCTAGGCGTCGACTGGGTCACCAACAACGGCCCCGGCCCCGCGCAAATCGAAAAAGGCGAACCCAACGGCCACACGCAGCCAGTCTCGCCCTTGAAGCGCATCCTGACCCGCAACATCCCCGAGTTAAAAGCTGAGTTAGACCCCGTAGTCAACGCTTTCGACCCCTGGGCCCGCGACCGCGGCGAGTATTACTCATTGGCATGGAAACCAAGACCCGGCGCAGAATCCGACCCAGCCTTCAAACAATAG
- the pdxH gene encoding pyridoxamine 5'-phosphate oxidase, protein MSSSHEIESNNPLELFDTYLQQAQQTEPNDANAAALATVAADGAPSVRMVLAKQVREHRFCFFTNAESRKGLELAENPRAALCFHWKSLRLQVRVEGSVSELDAQDVDTYFHSRARASQIGAAVSNQSRVLTSREELEERVRKFTEAHPGEIPRPAYWRGYCLHPQRIEFWFNGPDRLHDRFLFTRQADGWQKARLYP, encoded by the coding sequence ATGAGTTCTTCGCACGAGATCGAGTCCAACAATCCGCTGGAGTTGTTCGACACCTATTTGCAACAAGCCCAGCAAACCGAGCCCAACGACGCCAACGCGGCCGCCCTGGCCACTGTCGCCGCCGACGGTGCGCCCAGCGTCCGCATGGTGCTGGCAAAGCAGGTACGCGAACACCGCTTTTGCTTCTTCACCAACGCAGAGAGCCGTAAAGGACTCGAACTCGCAGAGAATCCCAGAGCCGCACTCTGCTTTCACTGGAAATCGCTACGCCTTCAGGTCCGCGTGGAAGGATCGGTGTCGGAACTCGATGCGCAGGACGTCGACACCTACTTCCACAGCCGCGCCAGGGCCAGTCAGATCGGCGCGGCAGTCTCCAATCAGAGCCGCGTTCTAACCAGCCGGGAAGAGCTCGAAGAACGCGTGCGAAAATTCACCGAAGCACATCCCGGCGAGATTCCAAGACCAGCCTACTGGCGAGGTTATTGCCTGCATCCGCAGCGAATCGAGTTCTGGTTTAACGGCCCAGACAGACTCCACGACCGCTTCCTTTTCACCCGGCAAGCGGACGGCTGGCAAAAAGCCCGCCTCTACCCCTGA
- a CDS encoding glutamate decarboxylase, with protein sequence MGLHNTEELTAAPTHEVEHSAHDASAETYVFPELRQNPQSVYECIHNQLILDGNSQQNLATFCTTWIEPEVQQLMDESADKNMIDKDEYPQTAAIEERCVHMLADLWNSPEAATTIGCSTTGSSEAAMLGGLALKWNWRKRQRAAGRSTETPNLIMGPVQVCWHKFCRYFDVEIREVPMEGDRLLLTPEEVLKRCDENTIGVIVTLGVTFTLQYEPVKAISDALDELEARTGLHIPVHVDGASGAFLAPFLQPDLLWDFRLPRVKSINASGHKFGLAPLGVGWALWREKHDLPEELIFDVNYLGGNMPTFALNFSRPGGEIICQYYNFLRLGKEGYREIQTECAALGRYLAEKIAALGPFKIIYDGIGGIPGLCWELKDPANATFTLYDYADRLRERGWLVPAYSMPPNREDLVIQRILIRHGFTRGMANALLEEMQAALDHFAENPVDLTLVGAESSGHDHSGR encoded by the coding sequence ATGGGACTGCACAACACCGAAGAACTCACCGCCGCTCCCACCCACGAAGTCGAACACAGCGCCCACGACGCCTCCGCCGAAACCTACGTCTTCCCCGAATTACGCCAAAACCCGCAATCCGTCTACGAGTGCATCCACAACCAGCTCATCCTTGACGGCAACTCCCAGCAGAACCTCGCCACCTTCTGCACCACATGGATCGAGCCCGAAGTCCAGCAACTCATGGACGAGTCGGCCGACAAGAACATGATCGACAAAGACGAGTACCCGCAGACCGCAGCCATCGAAGAGCGCTGCGTCCACATGCTCGCCGATCTCTGGAACTCCCCGGAAGCCGCGACCACCATCGGCTGCTCCACCACAGGCTCCAGCGAAGCAGCCATGCTCGGCGGCCTCGCCCTCAAGTGGAACTGGCGCAAACGCCAGCGTGCCGCGGGCAGATCCACCGAAACGCCCAACCTCATCATGGGCCCCGTCCAGGTCTGCTGGCACAAGTTCTGCCGCTACTTCGACGTCGAAATCCGCGAAGTCCCCATGGAAGGCGACCGCCTCCTGCTTACCCCTGAAGAAGTCCTCAAGCGCTGCGACGAAAACACCATCGGCGTCATCGTCACCCTCGGCGTCACCTTCACGCTGCAATACGAGCCTGTAAAAGCTATCAGTGACGCCCTGGACGAGCTGGAAGCGCGCACCGGCCTGCACATCCCCGTCCACGTCGACGGAGCCAGCGGCGCATTCCTCGCCCCATTCCTCCAACCCGACCTGCTCTGGGACTTCCGCCTGCCCCGAGTCAAATCCATCAACGCCTCAGGCCACAAATTCGGACTCGCCCCGCTCGGCGTAGGCTGGGCACTCTGGCGCGAGAAACACGACCTGCCCGAAGAGCTGATCTTCGACGTCAACTACCTCGGCGGCAACATGCCCACCTTCGCGCTCAACTTCTCCCGCCCCGGCGGCGAAATCATCTGCCAGTACTACAATTTCCTCCGCCTCGGCAAAGAAGGCTATCGCGAAATCCAAACCGAATGCGCAGCCCTCGGGCGCTATCTCGCCGAAAAAATCGCCGCCCTCGGCCCATTCAAAATCATTTACGACGGCATCGGCGGCATCCCCGGCCTCTGCTGGGAACTCAAAGACCCAGCCAACGCCACCTTCACCCTCTACGACTACGCCGACCGCCTCCGCGAACGAGGCTGGCTCGTCCCCGCCTACTCCATGCCGCCAAACCGCGAAGACCTCGTCATCCAGCGCATCCTCATCCGCCACGGCTTCACTCGCGGGATGGCCAACGCGCTCCTCGAAGAAATGCAAGCCGCACTCGACCACTTCGCCGAGAACCCCGTAGACCTGACTCTCGTTGGCGCAGAATCCAGCGGACACGACCACTCCGGCCGATAA